From the genome of Flavobacterium luteolum, one region includes:
- a CDS encoding Pycsar system effector family protein, translated as MNLIEQSEDFVGNLLKDKLSNLYSYHNFNHTFTVVTAVKELCKKEDVSGEDKEALLVAAWFHDTGYIEGYENHEKKSTEIAANFLREKGKSEEFIALVSSLILATVKEYEPKTHLEKIIRDADYAHLMGAEYTTTCELLRLELKNAGIVSFSNAEWTRENLNFLLNKHRFYTDYALRKWQPLKEKNLLLIQKKINKQELKAAEALEEESKKKDKTEKPDRGIDTLFRVTLGNHTRLSGIADSKANILLSVNAIIISIALSSIIPKLDSPKNAHLVVPTFIMLMSSVITIIFAILSTRPKVTSGFFTRDDVEAKKVNLMFFGNFYKMPLEDYDWAMNEMMKDRDYLYSTMIKDLYYLGLVLQRKYNLLRIAYNFFMFGIIITVIAFVIAFKSI; from the coding sequence ATGAATCTAATAGAACAATCCGAGGATTTTGTCGGGAATTTACTCAAAGATAAACTTTCTAATTTATATTCTTACCATAATTTTAATCATACTTTTACAGTTGTTACAGCAGTAAAAGAACTTTGCAAAAAAGAAGATGTAAGCGGTGAGGACAAGGAAGCGCTTTTGGTGGCGGCATGGTTTCACGACACTGGATATATTGAAGGGTATGAAAATCATGAAAAGAAAAGTACCGAAATTGCCGCTAACTTTTTACGCGAAAAAGGAAAATCGGAAGAGTTTATAGCACTTGTTTCAAGTTTGATTCTGGCTACAGTTAAAGAATATGAACCAAAAACGCATCTTGAAAAAATTATAAGAGACGCAGATTATGCTCACTTAATGGGAGCCGAATATACTACAACTTGCGAATTATTGCGTTTGGAATTGAAAAATGCTGGAATAGTTAGTTTTTCTAATGCCGAATGGACAAGAGAAAACCTCAATTTCTTATTAAACAAACATAGATTCTATACCGATTATGCCTTGAGAAAATGGCAGCCTTTGAAAGAAAAAAATCTATTATTAATTCAGAAAAAAATAAATAAACAGGAATTGAAGGCAGCTGAAGCGTTAGAAGAAGAATCCAAAAAGAAAGATAAAACAGAAAAACCAGACCGCGGAATTGATACTTTATTTCGTGTTACACTTGGAAATCATACCCGTTTAAGCGGTATTGCAGATAGCAAAGCCAATATTTTATTGTCTGTTAATGCGATTATCATTTCGATTGCATTATCGTCTATTATTCCGAAATTAGATAGTCCCAAAAATGCGCATTTGGTTGTTCCGACATTTATTATGCTAATGTCGAGCGTGATTACGATTATTTTTGCGATTCTTTCTACACGTCCAAAAGTAACTTCTGGATTTTTTACGAGAGACGATGTGGAGGCTAAAAAAGTGAATTTAATGTTTTTTGGAAATTTCTATAAAATGCCTCTCGAAGATTATGACTGGGCAATGAACGAAATGATGAAAGATCGTGATTATCTGTACTCAACAATGATCAAAGATTTATACTATCTCGGATTGGTTTTACAGCGAAAATATAATTTACTCCGAATTGCCTATAACTTTTTTATGTTCGGAATTATCATAACAGTGATTGCGTTTGTGATCGCTTTTAAATCCATCTAG
- a CDS encoding metallophosphoesterase gives MKLFLDNHFIAKIKNFLIAIVSLFIVYSCATRKPQYGKSVSANETENATDTIKIAHTFFLVGDAGNADEEQAQQTLELLHQKLKKASKKSTLLFLGDNIYPKGFPGDKHPEDKALAETKLTNQLKLTKGFKGKTVVIPGNHDWYNGIKGLERQADFVTKYLNDKKAFLPRKSCPIENVKIDSVTTLIAVDSEWFLEDWNDHPTINDNCEIKTREAFFEELEGLLNKNQEKTVVLAIHHPLLSNGTHGGQFSLEKQLFPLEQKIPLPVIGSFINLLRKTSGVSPQDIQNKQYTIYAKRIKTLLQKQKNVIVVSGHDHNLQYISKENIQQIISGAGSKSEAARAISPYDFSYGGNGYATLTMFKSGDAKVSFYGNENGKEKLLFEREIIKAKEINWASDIPNKFPATVTTSIYSPKMTQKGAFHRFLFGQHYRKYYSMPIEATTATVDTLKGGLKPIREGGGHQSVSLRMSDPQGREYIMRAMKKSATVFLQSVAFKDQYVVNEFEKTYAEDFLFDFYTTSHPYSSFAIGSMSDQIGLRHTNPILYYIPKQNGLGEFNASFGDQLYMVEERPADNHLDGKNFGKPSNIIGTDDMMLNLHKDEKYTVDEKEYIKARLFDILLGDWDRHSDQWRWAEYKEDGKVIYRPIPRDRDQAFVKYDGALLSLLMNMPPLRHMRTFKGDRINVKWLGREPYPMDLAFLKTAGEKDWVEQAKYIQENLTDADIDVAFKNMPKEVQDETVNEIKAKLKSRKKDLQKYAREYSDVLDKTVMIAGTDKKDKFVLNHNVKKGIEIQVFRIKKEGDELLYTKNVTDDKTKNLWIYGLDDNDVFEVKGDQKSSIKIRLIGGQNNDTYNIENGRKVIVYDFKSKENTYNLDSKTQTQLTDDYEVNAYNYERPKYNVVSGLPNIGYNPDDGVKMGVNVNYTVNNFKQNPYTQRHIFNAFYYFATGGLEFNYAAHFPGLLGKWVIDVESLYTTPNFAMNYFGYGNESQYDDNLGMDYNRVRIRKFNASGAIRHVGRYGSEFSIQPIFQRMTVEDTENRYINIPGIVNPDVFDSQNYGSLKVKYQFKNSDFAAKPTLGMAFMIAATWTANLDDTKKNFPTLESFLGFTHKIDHNGKLILATYVKGKAIFNNNYEFYQGASLGGDTDLRGYRNERFLGSSYFSQSSDLRLTIGKIRKTIVPFTYGVLGGFDYGRVWLDGEESRKWHQDYGGGLWLNAINVITARISYFKSPDEIGRVIFGAAYSF, from the coding sequence ATGAAATTGTTTTTGGATAATCATTTTATTGCCAAGATTAAAAACTTTTTAATAGCAATAGTGTCACTCTTCATTGTTTATTCCTGCGCGACCCGCAAACCGCAATATGGAAAAAGTGTAAGTGCCAACGAAACAGAAAACGCAACAGATACTATAAAAATTGCACACACCTTTTTTCTTGTTGGTGATGCTGGAAATGCCGATGAAGAACAGGCACAGCAGACACTGGAGCTTTTACATCAAAAACTTAAAAAAGCGAGCAAAAAATCGACACTGCTATTCTTGGGTGATAATATTTACCCGAAAGGCTTTCCTGGTGATAAACATCCTGAAGACAAAGCTTTAGCAGAAACTAAACTCACCAATCAATTAAAACTAACTAAAGGTTTTAAAGGAAAAACAGTTGTAATTCCTGGAAATCATGATTGGTATAACGGCATTAAAGGCTTGGAACGTCAGGCCGATTTTGTAACGAAATATTTAAACGATAAAAAAGCATTTCTTCCGAGAAAATCCTGTCCTATTGAAAATGTAAAAATTGACAGCGTTACAACTTTGATAGCTGTTGATAGTGAATGGTTTCTAGAAGATTGGAACGATCACCCGACTATAAATGACAATTGCGAAATCAAAACTAGAGAAGCTTTTTTTGAAGAGTTAGAAGGACTTTTAAATAAAAACCAAGAAAAGACAGTTGTCTTGGCCATTCATCATCCGCTATTAAGCAACGGAACGCATGGCGGACAATTTTCATTAGAAAAACAGTTATTTCCTTTGGAGCAAAAAATTCCGCTTCCGGTAATTGGTTCATTTATTAATTTATTGCGAAAAACTTCTGGTGTAAGTCCGCAGGACATTCAAAACAAACAATATACAATTTACGCAAAAAGAATTAAGACCCTTTTGCAGAAGCAGAAAAATGTAATTGTAGTTTCGGGTCATGATCATAACCTTCAATATATCAGTAAAGAAAATATTCAGCAGATTATTAGTGGCGCCGGATCAAAATCGGAAGCTGCAAGAGCTATTAGTCCTTATGATTTCTCGTATGGCGGAAATGGTTATGCAACACTAACGATGTTTAAAAGCGGAGATGCAAAAGTTTCTTTTTATGGAAATGAAAATGGTAAAGAAAAACTGCTTTTTGAACGTGAAATAATAAAAGCCAAAGAAATCAATTGGGCTTCAGATATTCCGAACAAGTTTCCTGCAACTGTGACCACTTCGATTTATTCTCCAAAAATGACTCAAAAAGGTGCATTTCACAGGTTTTTATTTGGTCAGCATTATAGAAAGTATTACAGTATGCCAATTGAAGCTACAACAGCAACAGTTGACACTTTAAAAGGCGGGTTGAAACCAATTCGCGAAGGCGGAGGACATCAATCTGTTTCCTTAAGAATGTCTGATCCTCAAGGGCGTGAATACATCATGCGTGCAATGAAAAAAAGTGCAACCGTGTTCTTACAGTCAGTAGCTTTTAAAGATCAATATGTGGTAAATGAATTTGAAAAAACATACGCCGAAGATTTTTTATTTGATTTTTATACCACTTCTCATCCTTATTCTTCTTTTGCTATCGGAAGTATGTCTGATCAAATTGGACTTAGACATACCAATCCTATTTTATATTATATTCCGAAACAAAATGGTTTAGGCGAATTTAATGCAAGTTTTGGTGACCAATTATATATGGTTGAAGAAAGACCAGCCGACAATCATCTTGACGGCAAAAATTTTGGAAAACCAAGCAATATTATCGGAACTGATGATATGATGCTGAACCTTCATAAAGATGAAAAATATACTGTTGATGAAAAGGAATATATTAAAGCGCGTTTATTTGATATCCTTTTAGGCGATTGGGATCGTCACAGCGATCAATGGCGTTGGGCTGAATATAAAGAAGATGGAAAGGTGATTTACAGACCGATTCCGAGAGATCGTGATCAGGCTTTTGTAAAATACGATGGCGCTTTGCTTTCACTTTTAATGAATATGCCACCTCTTCGTCATATGCGAACTTTTAAAGGAGACAGAATTAATGTGAAATGGCTTGGAAGAGAACCGTACCCAATGGATTTGGCATTTCTAAAAACTGCTGGAGAAAAAGACTGGGTTGAACAAGCTAAATACATTCAAGAAAACTTGACAGATGCAGATATTGATGTAGCTTTCAAAAATATGCCTAAAGAAGTTCAGGACGAAACGGTAAATGAAATTAAAGCAAAACTAAAAAGCAGAAAAAAAGATCTTCAGAAATATGCTCGTGAATATTCTGATGTGTTAGATAAAACTGTTATGATTGCGGGAACAGACAAAAAAGATAAGTTTGTTTTAAATCATAATGTAAAGAAAGGAATTGAAATACAAGTTTTCAGAATCAAAAAAGAAGGTGATGAATTGCTTTATACCAAAAACGTAACCGACGACAAAACCAAAAATCTTTGGATTTACGGACTAGACGATAATGATGTTTTTGAGGTAAAAGGAGATCAAAAATCTAGCATCAAAATTCGTTTGATTGGAGGCCAAAATAATGATACTTATAACATTGAAAACGGAAGAAAGGTTATTGTTTACGATTTCAAATCAAAAGAAAACACTTATAACCTCGATTCTAAAACTCAAACACAACTTACAGACGACTACGAAGTTAATGCCTATAATTACGAAAGACCAAAGTATAATGTAGTTTCTGGTCTTCCAAACATTGGCTATAATCCAGATGATGGAGTAAAAATGGGAGTTAACGTAAATTATACCGTTAATAATTTTAAACAAAATCCGTATACGCAAAGACATATTTTTAATGCTTTCTACTACTTTGCTACTGGAGGTTTAGAATTTAATTATGCAGCACATTTCCCTGGGTTATTAGGAAAATGGGTTATTGATGTGGAATCATTATATACGACTCCGAATTTTGCCATGAACTATTTTGGATACGGAAATGAATCGCAATATGATGATAATTTAGGAATGGATTACAATCGTGTCCGTATCAGAAAATTTAATGCTTCGGGTGCCATTCGCCATGTTGGAAGATATGGAAGTGAGTTTAGCATTCAGCCAATTTTCCAGAGAATGACAGTTGAAGATACCGAAAACAGATACATTAATATTCCTGGAATTGTAAATCCAGATGTATTTGACAGTCAGAATTACGGAAGTTTAAAAGTAAAATATCAGTTTAAAAATTCAGATTTTGCTGCAAAACCAACTTTAGGAATGGCTTTTATGATTGCGGCGACTTGGACAGCTAATTTAGATGACACCAAGAAAAATTTCCCAACTCTGGAAAGTTTCTTAGGTTTTACTCATAAAATTGATCATAACGGAAAACTAATATTAGCCACTTACGTTAAAGGAAAGGCTATTTTTAACAATAATTATGAATTCTACCAAGGTGCTTCTCTAGGTGGAGACACGGATTTACGCGGTTATAGAAATGAGCGTTTCTTAGGAAGTTCGTATTTCTCTCAAAGCTCTGATTTACGTTTAACTATTGGAAAAATCCGCAAAACAATTGTCCCATTTACTTATGGAGTTTTAGGTGGTTTTGACTACGGAAGAGTTTGGCTTGATGGCGAAGAATCAAGAAAATGGCACCAAGATTATGGTGGCGGACTCTGGCTGAATGCCATAAATGTTATTACAGCTAGAATCTCATACTTCAAATCTCCTGACGAAATTGGAAGGGTGATTTTTGGGGCAGCATACAGTTTTTAA
- a CDS encoding SdiA-regulated domain-containing protein has product MKKSFLVVVSIVLLACQKQSGSDLKELYSLPKKLKEVSGITYFPETNILYTLEDSGNKNALYAIDSKGKLAKTITISNATNVDWEDITKDKSGNIYIGDFGNNDNERRDLCIYKVAKNQLNNDVAKAEYKISFSYPEQTEFPPKKKEMFYDVEGFFEQGGYFYLFTKNRSKGFDGTAFIYKIKNAAGTQKAVKIGEFKTCNNYNHCVLTSATISPDGKKVALLSHDKVLLFKGFKGDLFHKGTQTEINLNHFSQKEAIVFKDNNTLLIADEKTNKIGGKVYEFLLNR; this is encoded by the coding sequence ATGAAAAAATCTTTTTTAGTAGTTGTTTCGATAGTTTTACTAGCTTGCCAGAAGCAATCAGGTTCTGATTTAAAAGAGCTTTATTCCCTTCCAAAGAAATTAAAGGAAGTTTCTGGAATTACCTATTTTCCTGAAACCAACATTCTTTATACCTTAGAAGACAGTGGAAATAAAAATGCTCTTTATGCTATCGATTCTAAAGGAAAATTAGCTAAAACAATCACAATTTCGAATGCCACAAATGTAGATTGGGAAGATATTACCAAAGATAAAAGTGGAAATATTTACATTGGTGATTTTGGAAATAATGATAACGAAAGAAGAGATTTGTGTATTTATAAAGTCGCAAAAAATCAATTGAATAATGATGTGGCTAAAGCCGAATATAAAATTTCATTTTCATACCCAGAACAAACAGAATTTCCTCCAAAGAAAAAAGAAATGTTCTATGATGTTGAAGGATTTTTTGAACAGGGAGGCTATTTTTATCTATTTACCAAAAACAGAAGCAAAGGTTTTGACGGCACAGCTTTTATTTACAAAATCAAAAATGCTGCGGGAACTCAAAAAGCCGTTAAAATTGGGGAGTTTAAAACCTGCAATAATTACAATCATTGTGTATTAACGAGTGCAACAATTAGTCCTGACGGAAAAAAAGTGGCTTTGCTTAGTCATGACAAAGTACTTTTGTTTAAAGGATTTAAAGGAGATTTATTTCATAAAGGAACTCAAACCGAAATTAATCTGAATCACTTCTCGCAAAAAGAAGCCATTGTTTTTAAAGACAACAACACCTTACTTATAGCCGACGAAAAAACAAACAAAATAGGAGGAAAGGTTTATGAGTTTCTTCTAAATCGCTAA
- a CDS encoding ABC transporter ATP-binding protein: protein METILTIENLSKRYGRIQALKNVSFQIQKGRVYGILGPNGSGKSTTLGIVLNVVNKSSGSYRWFDGNVETHDALKKVGAIIERPNFYPYMTAEQNLKLVCKIKNINYSKVNEKLELVGLIERKDSKFSTFSLGMKQRLAIASALLNDPEILILDEPTNGLDPQGIHQIRDIIKKIASQGTTILLASHLLDEVEKVCSQVIVLRKGEVLYSGSVDGMSSNEGFFEVQSNDNLVLKSALQEHPAVDRISEEDGKVLVYLRSDLSASDLNQFLFSKNIVLSHLVKRKNSLEAQFLELTKNAIAQKN, encoded by the coding sequence TTGGAAACCATATTAACCATCGAGAATTTAAGTAAAAGATACGGCCGAATTCAGGCTTTGAAAAATGTATCTTTTCAAATACAAAAAGGTCGTGTTTATGGCATTCTAGGGCCAAACGGCAGCGGAAAATCGACTACATTAGGAATTGTATTGAATGTTGTTAATAAATCGTCTGGCAGTTATCGCTGGTTTGATGGTAATGTGGAAACTCATGACGCATTGAAAAAAGTGGGCGCTATTATAGAAAGGCCAAATTTTTATCCATACATGACAGCCGAGCAAAACCTGAAATTGGTTTGCAAAATCAAAAACATCAACTATTCTAAAGTCAATGAAAAATTGGAATTAGTAGGTTTGATTGAAAGAAAAGATAGCAAGTTCAGTACTTTTTCATTAGGAATGAAACAGCGTCTGGCAATTGCATCAGCACTTTTAAACGATCCGGAAATTTTAATTTTAGATGAACCAACCAACGGATTAGATCCGCAAGGAATTCATCAAATTCGCGATATCATAAAAAAAATTGCTTCGCAAGGAACTACTATTCTGCTTGCTTCACATTTATTGGATGAAGTAGAAAAAGTTTGTTCACAAGTCATTGTTTTAAGAAAAGGCGAAGTTTTATACTCAGGTTCAGTTGATGGAATGTCTTCAAATGAAGGTTTCTTCGAAGTGCAGTCAAATGATAATTTAGTTTTAAAATCTGCTTTGCAAGAACATCCTGCTGTAGATAGAATTTCTGAAGAAGACGGGAAAGTTTTAGTTTATCTAAGATCTGATTTATCGGCTTCAGACTTAAATCAGTTCTTGTTTTCTAAAAACATTGTTTTAAGTCATTTAGTAAAACGTAAAAACAGTCTAGAAGCACAATTTTTAGAATTAACCAAAAACGCTATCGCCCAAAAAAACTAA
- a CDS encoding ABC transporter permease, whose protein sequence is MKRLLSIELQKIWMNKASRILTLTYFILLSFIALIAAIKFDIGPFKFHLAEMGIFNFPFIWHFNTYVAAWLKFFLAIVIVSMMANEYSYGTLKQNLIDGLSKKEFILSKFLTVVLFAFASTVFVFVMSLALGLCFSSYTEFSIIFSDLDYLLAFFVKLTGFFSFCLFLGILVKRSAFALGFLLVWNIIEAIVRGTLAFKIFPDSDTDKKITQFFPLESMSNLIVNPGPRLSVVKNIGTQMGIETDADFSVDYFAVLIVLAWTFAFIYFSYKLLKNRDL, encoded by the coding sequence ATGAAAAGACTTCTCTCTATAGAATTACAAAAAATCTGGATGAACAAAGCCAGCCGTATATTAACCTTAACTTATTTTATCTTACTTTCTTTTATTGCTTTAATCGCAGCTATTAAGTTTGATATTGGTCCATTTAAATTTCATTTGGCTGAAATGGGAATCTTTAATTTTCCGTTTATTTGGCATTTTAATACTTATGTTGCAGCTTGGCTTAAATTCTTTTTAGCTATTGTAATCGTTTCGATGATGGCGAATGAATATAGCTACGGAACTTTAAAACAAAACTTGATTGACGGTCTCAGCAAAAAGGAATTTATTTTATCAAAATTCTTAACTGTAGTTTTATTTGCTTTTGCGTCTACCGTTTTTGTCTTTGTAATGAGTTTGGCTTTAGGATTATGCTTTTCTTCTTACACAGAGTTTAGTATTATTTTTAGTGATTTAGATTACCTTCTGGCCTTTTTTGTAAAATTGACCGGTTTCTTTTCGTTCTGCTTATTTTTAGGAATTTTAGTAAAACGTTCTGCTTTTGCATTGGGCTTTCTTTTGGTTTGGAACATAATTGAGGCAATTGTAAGAGGCACTTTAGCATTTAAAATTTTTCCAGACAGTGATACTGATAAAAAAATCACGCAGTTTTTCCCTTTGGAATCAATGTCGAATTTAATTGTTAATCCAGGTCCAAGATTGTCTGTCGTAAAAAACATTGGCACACAAATGGGAATTGAAACAGATGCTGATTTTAGTGTTGATTATTTTGCTGTATTAATCGTTTTAGCTTGGACTTTTGCATTTATATATTTTTCTTACAAATTATTAAAAAATAGAGATTTGTAG
- a CDS encoding T9SS type B sorting domain-containing protein has translation MSLQRTLFLTFILCCFYNKISAQSITVDSNVTAADLIQNVLIKSSCIDTESVNASGNPTPNQQSYGSFMAGANFPFSSGIVLSTSPSKKAEGPYNQQDSKGTQVPGWNGDPDLNQALGINNSTQATFIEFDFIALTNSISFNYIFASNEYQLNFPCIYSDGFAFLIKDADNPSEAYKNLAVLPNSATAVSATTVHPKINTVNNSNGIPLIGCEAVNENYFNGYNTAASPINYAGQTVVMNAYTDVIPNKKYHLKLVIADDATRQYNSAVFIEAGSFVTKINFGEDRTVANNNPVCFGENYVLDTNLSSTTHTFEWFKKDASNNYVLIPGATSPSYAVSATGTYKVEATLGSTTCVSIGEITVEFSPQIQSTNTSLLQCDDNTDGITIFDLTKVANIVKNNNTQITNQGYYETLADAQAKTNPILNPQRYTNKAPNQIVFARIENTFDCSAIAQVTLNVSNTLIPDQSPIAKCDEDEIQDGLYQFNLEQEVTPQILAGLPPGLIVNYFLTASDAITETNQLPNIFKNTTPNSQTIYARAANGSDCYDITPIELIVHTFDPPNFEDETQYLCKGDQITISVATGFSSYAWTNSGGSTNSMLVTSPGDYSVTVTDVNGCKKTKNFKIILSEPATITGADVKDFSGIDNSVKILYTGVGNYEFSLDGTAFQDDPTFTQVTPGVYTAIAKDKNGCGISNSFTVYVLDYPRFFTPNGDGFNDLWVIKNIDQMPDYTISIFDRYGKLLKQMNQNGSGWNGIFNGREMPSDDYWFTLLFVNGKNVKGHFSLKR, from the coding sequence ATGAGTCTTCAAAGAACTTTATTCCTAACTTTCATTTTGTGCTGCTTTTATAATAAGATCAGCGCACAGAGCATTACTGTAGATTCTAACGTAACAGCGGCAGATTTAATTCAGAATGTTTTAATTAAGAGTTCTTGCATTGATACTGAAAGTGTCAATGCATCAGGAAACCCAACTCCAAACCAGCAGAGTTATGGCTCTTTTATGGCAGGTGCAAATTTTCCTTTTTCAAGTGGAATAGTTTTAAGCACTTCACCAAGCAAAAAAGCAGAAGGTCCTTATAATCAGCAAGACTCAAAGGGCACCCAAGTGCCAGGCTGGAATGGTGACCCTGATCTTAATCAAGCTTTAGGAATTAATAACAGTACACAAGCAACATTTATAGAATTTGATTTTATAGCATTAACTAATTCGATTAGCTTTAATTATATTTTTGCCTCGAATGAATATCAACTTAATTTTCCTTGCATCTATTCCGATGGATTTGCCTTCCTAATTAAAGATGCAGACAATCCCAGTGAAGCTTACAAAAATCTTGCAGTTTTACCTAATTCTGCAACTGCAGTTTCTGCAACAACGGTTCATCCAAAAATTAATACTGTAAATAATAGCAACGGAATTCCTTTAATTGGCTGTGAAGCCGTTAATGAAAACTACTTTAATGGTTATAATACAGCCGCAAGCCCTATTAATTATGCTGGTCAAACAGTAGTAATGAATGCATATACAGATGTCATTCCAAATAAAAAATACCATTTAAAACTGGTTATTGCAGATGATGCCACAAGACAATACAACTCTGCCGTTTTTATAGAAGCAGGCAGTTTTGTAACGAAAATTAATTTTGGCGAAGATAGAACTGTGGCTAATAACAATCCTGTTTGCTTTGGAGAAAATTATGTTTTAGATACCAATTTAAGTTCAACAACTCATACGTTTGAATGGTTCAAAAAAGACGCTTCAAACAATTATGTCCTAATTCCAGGTGCTACATCTCCATCTTATGCCGTTTCCGCAACAGGAACATATAAAGTAGAAGCAACTTTGGGTAGTACAACATGTGTATCAATTGGAGAAATTACAGTTGAGTTTTCACCTCAAATTCAATCAACCAATACTTCTTTATTGCAATGTGATGATAATACAGACGGTATCACCATTTTTGATCTGACTAAAGTTGCCAATATTGTAAAAAATAATAATACGCAGATTACCAATCAAGGATATTATGAAACTTTGGCCGATGCACAGGCCAAAACAAATCCAATTTTAAATCCGCAGCGTTATACCAATAAAGCTCCAAATCAAATTGTTTTTGCAAGGATTGAGAATACTTTTGATTGTAGTGCAATAGCTCAAGTTACTCTAAATGTTTCTAATACTTTAATTCCAGATCAATCGCCAATTGCTAAGTGTGATGAAGACGAAATACAAGACGGCTTATATCAGTTTAATTTAGAACAAGAAGTAACGCCCCAAATTTTAGCAGGTTTGCCACCTGGACTGATAGTTAATTACTTTCTGACTGCTTCTGATGCTATTACAGAGACAAATCAGCTACCGAATATTTTTAAAAATACTACGCCAAATAGCCAGACTATTTATGCGCGTGCCGCAAACGGTTCAGATTGTTATGATATAACTCCAATTGAATTGATTGTACACACTTTTGATCCACCAAATTTTGAAGATGAGACGCAATATCTTTGTAAAGGAGATCAAATAACAATATCTGTCGCTACAGGTTTTAGCAGTTATGCTTGGACTAATAGCGGAGGTTCAACAAACTCAATGCTTGTTACGAGTCCTGGAGATTACTCCGTAACCGTAACCGATGTAAATGGATGTAAAAAAACTAAAAACTTCAAAATAATTTTATCAGAACCGGCAACAATTACAGGAGCAGATGTAAAGGACTTCTCTGGAATAGATAATTCTGTAAAAATTCTATATACAGGTGTTGGAAATTATGAATTTTCTCTTGATGGAACCGCTTTTCAAGATGACCCAACTTTTACACAAGTAACCCCAGGGGTTTATACTGCAATTGCTAAAGACAAAAATGGTTGTGGAATATCTAATTCTTTTACCGTATATGTTTTAGACTATCCGCGTTTCTTTACTCCAAACGGAGACGGGTTCAATGATTTATGGGTAATCAAAAACATTGATCAAATGCCCGATTATACAATCTCAATTTTTGATCGTTATGGAAAATTATTAAAACAAATGAATCAGAATGGCTCAGGCTGGAACGGAATATTCAACGGAAGAGAAATGCCTTCAGATGATTATTGGTTTACGCTTCTTTTTGTCAATGGCAAAAATGTTAAAGGACACTTTTCTTTAAAAAGATAA